One Tetrapisispora phaffii CBS 4417 chromosome 2, complete genome genomic region harbors:
- the RPC34 gene encoding DNA-directed RNA polymerase III subunit C34 (similar to Saccharomyces cerevisiae RPC34 (YNR003C); ancestral locus Anc_1.426) translates to MSSMSGLAKSATIELSDSAKNLHNGMVKNIDKTLFTQQELQDLSNISSLSDLMILIQELLNKNLIKLVKQNNELKFQAVDISEAAKKSTMTAEESLVYSYIEASGREGIWTKTIKARTNLHQHVVLKCLKSLESQRYVKSVKSVKYPTRKIYMLYNLQPSIDITGGPWFTDSELDVEFINSLLTIVWRYVSEKSFPNGFKNFSNENGKKTLYAPHVKNYSTAEEILNFISNAQVANVELNIDNIRSLCEVLVYDDKLEKTQHDCYRVTLQSVLQLTNNNNITSSSTSTSISNGDNNENSIQIKKEDETTSETTKSIQQPNKIKNNLMDIEENEFSIFNHYNYLPASQQDKEAVYFDEWVL, encoded by the coding sequence ATGAGTAGCATGAGTGGATTGGCAAAAAGTGCTACCATTGAGCTGTCAGATTCTGCAAAAAATCTACACAACGGTATggttaaaaatattgataaaacaTTGTTTACACAACAGGAACTGCAGGACTTATCAAACATATCATCATTAAGtgatttaatgatattaattcaagaactattgaataaaaatttgattaaaCTAGTGAAACAAAAcaatgaattaaaattcCAAGCCGTTGACATCAGTGAAGCTGCTAAAAAATCTACCATGACCGCAGAAGAATCGTTAGTGTACTCTTATATTGAAGCTAGTGGAAGAGAAGGTATATGGACTAAGACTATTAAAGCCAGGACTAACTTGCATCAACATGTTGTTCTTAAATGTCTAAAGTCATTGGAATCTCAAAGATACGTCAAGAGTGTTAAGAGTGTTAAGTACCCAACAAGAAAAATCTATATGTTATACAATTTACAACCATCAATAGACATTACAGGTGGGCCGTGGTTTACCGATAGTGAGTTAGACgttgaatttattaatagtttGTTGACAATTGTATGGAGATATGTGTCTGAAAAATCATTTCCAAATGGATTTAAGAATTTTTCTAATGAAAATGGGAAGAAAACATTATATGCACCACATGTTAAAAACTATTCAACCGctgaagaaatattaaattttataagtAATGCACAAGTTGCTAATgttgaattgaatatagataatataaGATCATTATGTGAAGTATTAGTTTATGATGATAAACTTGAAAAGACACAGCATGATTGCTATAGAGTAACATTACAAAGTGTATTGCAAttaactaataataataatatcaccAGTAGCAGTACGAGTACTAGTATATCAAATggtgataataatgaaaatagtattcaaataaagaaagaagacGAGACTACGTCGGAAACTACAAAATCAATACAACAACcaaacaaaatcaaaaataatctAATGGACATAGAAGAAAATGAGTTTTCCATTTTCAatcattataattatttaccAGCATCTCAACAAGATAAAGAAGCAGtttattttgatgaatGGGTTTTATAG
- the CTO1 gene encoding Cto1p (similar to Saccharomyces cerevisiae YCR015C; ancestral locus Anc_1.430): MTNRNIIIADFDETITYDDTIAVLSKLPYFVRSQAYRSSNNKCQSNAPLKSIPDWEYFVNYYMEVYSKNINSIKRKLPILEFDQNNTRVNYLSKLNAEIQYQDELKELIELKSVDNIVNNGTFAGISIDDLKNYLKSLDQNGSNLIRKEFKHYIFEFRKANKDENNLYIISINWSKEFIYNLINGIHDKSKDETIKLENIYCNDLLLDHSNEEFYTGDFSRNSVTGSDKFRILNNLSQKYNASGKLLWFVGDSETDLLSILQPDVNGILLLDPSSSEKNKVKFLKIVRNLLNANNEVIKNYIQNENVQFVKLFEKYKGSDRYVYLAKNWNVFVKLII, translated from the coding sequence ATGACAAAtagaaatattatcataGCCGATTTTGATGAAACTATTACATACGATGATACAATTGCAGTGCTATCTAAGTTGCCCTATTTCGTAAGATCACAAGCTTATAGATCGAGCAATAACAAATGTCAATCGAATGCTCCCTTAAAAAGTATTCCTGATTGGGAGTATTTTGTGAATTATTATATGGAAGTATATtcaaagaatataaatagtatcaaaagaaaattacCAATCCTTGAATTTGATCAAAATAATACCAGAGTAAACTATTTAAGTAAATTAAATGCTGAGATACAGTATCAAGATGAACTGAAAGAATTAATTGAGTTGAAATctgttgataatattgtaaataatgGTACCTTTGCAGGAATCTCAATtgatgatttgaaaaattatttaaaatcattagaCCAAAATGGATCTAATCTGATCAGAAAAGAATTCAAACACTATATCTTTGAATTTAGGAAGGCaaataaagatgaaaataatcTCTATAtcatttcaattaattggTCAAAggaatttatttataatttgattaatGGAATTCAtgataaatcaaaagatgaaacaattaaattgGAAAACATTTATTGCAACGATTTACTATTGGATCATTCAAACGAAGAATTTTACACAGGCGATTTTAGTAGAAACTCTGTTACTGGGTCAGATAAATTTAggatattaaataatttatctcAGAAATACAACGCTTCTGGGAAACTACTGTGGTTCGTAGGTGATAGTGAGACTGATTTATTAAGTATATTGCAACCTGATGTCAATGGAATATTGTTATTAGATCCTTCGAGTtcagaaaaaaataaagttaaatttttgaaaatcGTAAGAAACTTATTAAATGCTAATAATGaagttataaaaaattatattcaaaatgagAATGTTCAATTTGTTAAActctttgaaaaatataaaggaAGTGATAGGTATGTATACCTTGCCAAAAATTGGAACgtttttgtaaaattaataatttaa
- the TPHA0B03900 gene encoding sugar porter family MFS transporter (ancestral locus Anc_1.432), giving the protein MTTFTDFILLRNTNYKGALYDKFPKIYNVYFIAIISCLSGLMFGFDISSMSSMIGTEGYIEYFGTPDSTTQGGITASMAAGSLGGALVSPKFSDAFGRRVSLHLCAAFWIIGAIIQCASQNVGMLVAGRVISGIGIGFGSSTAPVYCSEVSPPKIRGTIAGIFQFSVTLGIMILFYIGYGCHFIQSDAAFRVTWGLQLVPGVILLIFTFFLPESPRWLATHDRFDEAKFVVAKVGAKGDIHDPEVKLQCQEIREQALIDKEADAFTYFDLFRKKTIRKTIVGMSAQMWQQLCGMNVMMYYIVYIFQMAGYSGNTLLVSGSIQYVLNVVMTIPALFLVDKVGRRPILIIGGIFMFSWLFAVAGLLATYSVPAPNGFNGDDTVRIRIPDSEPAAAKGVIACCYLFVCSFAPTWGIGIWIYCSEIFNNVERAKGSALSASVNWAFNFALAMFVPSAFKNITWKTYIIFGVFSVALTIQTFLMFPETKGKTLEEIDMMWAANIPAWKTASFEPVLPEIDLSTDDQKQGSQDFDSNVNHVEDEKQVVYHNDIADDVSSL; this is encoded by the coding sequence atgactACTTTTACTGATTTTATTCTCCTAAGGAATACAAACTATAAAGGGGCTCTATATGACAAATTCCCAAAGATATACAATGTTTATTTCATTGCTATTATTTCATGTCTATCTGGTTTAATGTTCGgttttgatatttcatCAATGTCTTCAATGATTGGTACGGAAGGTtacattgaatattttggtaCTCCAGACTCTACTACTCAAGGTGGTATTACTGCATCCATGGCTGCTGGTTCTCTAGGTGGCGCTCTTGTCTCTCCAAAATTCTCTGACGCTTTCGGTAGAAGAGTATCTTTACATTTATGTGCCGCTTTCTGGATCATCGGTGCTATTATTCAATGTGCTTCTCAAAATGTTGGCATGTTAGTTGCCGGTAGAGTAATTTCTGGTATTGGTATCGGTTTCGGTTCTTCAACTGCTCCAGTTTATTGTTCTGAAGTTTCTCCACCAAAAATCAGAGGTACTATTGCTGgtattttccaattttctGTCACTCTCGGTATTATGATTTTATTCTATATCGGTTATGGTTGTCACTTCATACAATCTGATGCTGCATTTAGAGTTACTTGGGGTCTCCAACTTGTTCCAGgtgttatattattaatcttCACTTTCTTTTTACCAGAATCTCCAAGATGGTTAGCAACTCATGATCGTTTTGATGAAGCTAAATTCGTTGTCGCTAAAGTTGGCGCCAAAGGTGATATTCATGATCCTGAAGTTAAACTTCAATGTCAAGAAATTAGAGAACAAGCTTTAATTGACAAGGAAGCTGATGCTTTTACATACTTCGATTTATTCAGAAAGAAGACCATAAGAAAGACTATTGTTGGTATGTCCGCACAAATGTGGCAACAATTATGTGGTATGAATGTTATGATGTACTATATTGTCTACATTTTCCAAATGGCCGGTTACTCTGGTAACACCCTTTTAGTTTCTGGTTCAATTCAATATGTTTTAAATGTCGTCATGACCATCCCAGCATTATTCTTAGTCGACAAAGTTGGTAGAAGaccaattttaataatcgGCGGTATCTTCATGTTCTCCTGGTTATTTGCTGTCGCTGGTCTATTAGCTACTTACTCTGTTCCTGCTCCAAATGGGTTTAATGGTGATGATACTGTCCGTATCAGAATCCCAGATAGCGAACCTGCTGCTGCCAAAGGTGTTATTGCTTGTTGTTACTTATTCGTCTGTTCATTCGCCCCAACCTGGGGTATTGGTATCTGGATTTATTGCTCTGAAATTTTCAACAATGTTGAAAGAGCTAAGGGTTCTGCTTTATCCGCTAGTGTTAACTGGGCATTCAACTTTGCATTAGCAATGTTTGTCCCATCTGCATTCAAAAACATCACATGGAAGACCTACATAATTTTTGGTGTCTTCTCCGTAGCTCTAACTATTCAAACATTCCTCATGTTCCCAGAAACCAAAGGTAAAACATTAGAAGAGATTGACATGATGTGGGCAGCCAACATTCCAGCTTGGAAAACTGCTAGCTTCGAACCTGTATTACCagaaattgatttatcCACTGATGATCAAAAACAAGGTAGTCAAGACTTTGACTCTAATGTTAACCATGTTGAGGATGAAAAACAAGTAGTATACCATAATGATATTGCTGACGATGTCTCTTCcttataa
- the GLC3 gene encoding 1,4-alpha-glucan branching enzyme (similar to Saccharomyces cerevisiae GLC3 (YEL011W); ancestral locus Anc_1.435) encodes MSEVPENVKGVVDFDSWLKPWANVLSERRYLADKYKYDIQHSTSDGKEISLKEFARDSYKTYGLHVDSQTKEIVYQEWCPNAAKAYLIGDFNNWNESTHELTRFDDFGNFKIVVKPIVENGSTSYAIKHDSKIKVMFVLNNGEKIYRLPAWITRSTQPDKETVKKYGPIYEGRFWNPENPYIFKSKRPTFNLTKDSLRIYEAHIGISSPEPTVASYKNFTQNVLPRIRDLGYNCIQLMAIMEHAYYASFGYQVTNFFAISSRFGTPEDLKELIDTAHSMGIIVLLDVVHSHASKNVEDGLNMFDGSDHHMFHSLTSGRGEHPLWDSRLFNYGKFEVQRFLLANLAFYIDVYQFDGFRFDGVTSMLYVHHGVGENGAFSGDYNEYLSKERSHVDHEALAYLMLANDLVHELLPNQAITIAEDVSGYPTLCLPRDIGGVGFDYRLAMALPDMWIKLLKEKKDEDWDMGHIAFTLTNRRHGEKVVAYCESHDQALVGDKTLAFWLMDAEMYTGMTILKETTPVIDRGIALHKMIRLITDSLGGEAYLNFEGNEFGHPEWLDFPNVNNNDSYHYARRQFNLVDDNLLRYQHLYNFDKAMQHTEGSYQWLNTPQAYISLKHEGDKVIVYERNGLLFLFNFNPKKSFNDYRIGVEVPGKYKIILNTDKPEFGGHNRIDEKSSFFTTNEKWNDRNNYLQVYIPSRTAMILALDK; translated from the coding sequence ATGTCGGAAGTTCCAGAAAATGTTAAAGGTGTTGTAGACTTCGACTCTTGGTTGAAACCTTGGGCAAATGTTTTGTCAGAAAGAAGATACTTGGCTGATAAATATAAGTATGATATTCAACACTCGACAAGTGATGGGAAAGAGATCTCGTTGAAGGAGTTTGCAAGAGACTCTTATAAGACGTATGGGCTACATGTGGACTCGCAAACAAAAGAGATTGTTTATCAAGAATGGTGTCCAAATGCTGCAAAGGCTTATTTAATTGgtgattttaataactgGAATGAATCCACACACGAGTTGACTAGGTTTGAtgattttggaaattttaAGATTGTAGTGAAACCCATTGTTGAAAATGGTAGTACGTCTTATGCAATTAAACACGATTCTAAAATCAAGGTAATGTTTGTACTTAATAACGGTGAAAAGATTTATAGATTGCCTGCTTGGATCACAAGATCTACACAACCAGACAAAGAAACCGTCAAAAAGTACGGTCCTATTTATGAAGGTAGATTTTGGAATCCTGAGAACCcttatatattcaaaagtaAAAGACCAACTTTTAACTTAACGAAGGATTCATTAAGAATTTATGAAGCTCATATTGGTATCTCTTCACCAGAGCCAACAGTTGCCTCTTACAAAAACTTCACCCAAAATGTTTTACCAAGAATTAGAGATTTAGGTTACAATTGTATTCAACTAATGGCAATAATGGAACATGCCTACTATGCATCATTTGGTTATCAAGTTACAAACTTCTTTGCGATCTCTTCAAGATTTGGTACCCCTGAGGACTTGAAAGAATTGATTGATACTGCACATTCTATGGGGATAATAGTTTTATTGGATGTTGTCCATAGTCATGCCTCAAAAAATGTAGAAGATGGTTTAAATATGTTTGACGGTTCTGATCATCATATGTTCCATTCTCTTACTTCAGGCAGAGGTGAGCATCCATTATGGGATTCaagattatttaactacGGTAAATTTGAAGTCCAAAGATTTTTATTGGCAAATCTAGCATTCTATATCGATGTTTATCAATTCGATGGCTTCAGATTTGATGGTGTAACCTCCATGTTATATGTTCATCATGGTGTTGGCGAAAATGGTGCCTTTAGTGGTGATTACAACGAATATTTATCTAAGGAAAGATCACACGTGGATCATGAAGCCTTAGCTTATCTGATGTTGGCCAATGATTTAGTGCATGAGTTGTTACCAAATCAAGCCATAACAATCGCAGAGGATGTTTCAGGATACCCAACACTATGTCTACCAAGAGATATCGGTGGCGTAGGCTTTGACTATAGACTGGCAATGGCTTTACCGGATATGTGGATTAAGTTATTAaaggaaaagaaagatgaagatTGGGACATGGGACATATAGCATTTACTTTGACCAATAGAAGACATGGTGAAAAAGTAGTTGCATACTGTGAATCGCATGACCAAGCTTTGGTTGGAGATAAGACGTTAGCATTTTGGTTAATGGATGCCGAAATGTATACAGGCATGacaatattgaaagaaacTACACCAGTGATTGACCGTGGTATTGCACTACATAAAATGATTAGATTGATTACTGATTCTTTAGGTGGTGAAGcgtatttgaattttgaagGTAATGAATTTGGACACCCTGAGTGGTTAGATTTTCCGAATGTGAACAACAATGACAGTTATCATTATGCTCGTAGGCAATTCAACTTAGTGGATGACAATTTGTTGCGTTATCAACATTTGTATAACTTTGATAAAGCGATGCAACATACAGAAGGGAGCTACCAATGGTTGAATACTCCACAAGCGTACATCTCATTAAAACATGAAGGCGATAAAGTTATTGTTTATGAAAGAAATGGattgttatttttgtttaatttcaatCCAAAGAAAAGCTTCAATGACTATAGAATTGGTGTCGAGGTGCCAggtaaatataaaattattttgaacaCAGACAAACCAGAGTTTGGTGGTCATAACAGAATTGATGAAAAGTCCAGTTTTTTTACCACTAATGAAAAATGGAATGATAGAAACAACTATCTACAAGTATATATTCCAAGTAGAACTGCAATGATTTTAGCGTTAgataaatga
- the GTT3 gene encoding Gtt3p (similar to Saccharomyces cerevisiae GTT3 (YEL017W); ancestral locus Anc_1.445) has product MSTKKSVFSRWNKTAILDLIEKLKVNDIPYSLKKTELIGLLENHLKTLDTPLDDVLEYPELVEFYSNQKHDGKELKKEEDDSASLDDSNEANRSKMSNFIDFTRLLPKKTADDEGIHSQEDEEYVYRSDEDLEDEDALDADELQSELDDLLAMEEHTPLQRIVLKLQQWNENVQDYLSTVYSIAFILHLVEFTIFFKYLLSHYPACDDLDVKENLMIVVPNILLWFTVAIAIPCLVSYYFNFIRYDLPSMEFDPMIFSVVKIGFAYTLSGHSQALQIPKSLCHYEELRTFAELYKDALGQLPLFIGLVGCVLTLYIF; this is encoded by the coding sequence ATGAGCACCAAGAAATCAGTATTCAGCAGATGGAATAAAACAGCCATCTTggatttaattgaaaaattaaaagtcAATGATATTCCCTATTCGTTGAAGAAAACGGAACTTATCGGCTTGTTGGAGAATCATTTGAAGACTTTGGACACTCCACTGGACGATGTGCTCGAGTACCCAGAACTGGTTGAATTCTATTCCAACCAGAAACATGATGGGAAGGAActgaagaaagaagaagacgACTCGGCCTCACTTGACGATTCAAATGAGGCAAACAGGAGTAAAATGTCGAATTTCATCGACTTCACAAGACTGTTGCCAAAGAAAACTGCCGACGATGAAGGTATCCATTCTCAAGAAGACGAGGAGTACGTGTATCGTTCGGATGAAGACCTGGAAGACGAAGATGCTCTGGATGCGGATGAGCTGCAAAGCGAACTGGATGATTTGTTAGCCATGGAAGAGCACACTCCGTTGCAAAGAATCGTCTTGAAGCTACAACAATGGAACGAAAACGTGCAAGACTATTTATCAACCGTCTATTCTATCGCATTTATTCTGCATTTAGTAGAATTCACtatattcttcaaatatcTTCTGTCTCATTACCCAGCTTGTGACGATTTGGATgtgaaagaaaatttaatgatagTGGTTCCAAACATTCTGTTGTGGTTCACAGTGGCTATTGCCATTCCGTGTCTAGTGAGCtactattttaattttataagaTACGACTTACCTTCAATGGAATTCGACCCAATGATCTTCTCAGTAGTCAAAATTGGCTTTGCCTACACCCTATCGGGTCACTCTCAAGCTCTGCAGATTCCAAAAAGTCTTTGTCACTACGAAGAACTACGCACATTTGCGGAACTATACAAAGACGCCCTGGGCCAATTGCCGTTATTCATTGGTCTCGTTGGCTGTGTATTGAcgttatatattttttaa
- the TPHA0B03930 gene encoding uncharacterized protein (similar to Saccharomyces cerevisiae PMP1 (YCR024C-A) and PMP2 (YEL017C-A); ancestral locus Anc_1.446): MTLPGGVILVFILVGLAVIAILATIAYRKWQARQKGLQRF, encoded by the coding sequence atgactTTACCAGGTGGTGTTATCTTAGTTTTCATTTTGGTCGGTTTGGCTGTTATCGCTATCTTGGCTACTATCGCCTACAGAAAATGGCAAGCTAGACAAAAGGGTTTACAgagattttaa
- the PXP1 gene encoding putative indolepyruvate decarboxylase family protein (similar to Saccharomyces cerevisiae YEL020C; ancestral locus Anc_1.450), with protein MSGISVPDYISTVLKKYDIDTVFGIVGIPIVELAESFITNGIKFISFRNEQSASYAASLYGYLNNKPGVLLTVGGPGLIHALAGIYNSIENNWPLIVITGGIESQQKYKNGFQELNHIALLNSYMKFTGELSTENIDLLVYESMRNSMLSPKGVSFLEIPGDLIHKSVGKNIGDSLAKHKPILVDALTFIPNDDILLETAKFLYDAMRKRDQNMLVIVGKGAIGASSALRHFINCFNLPFLPTPMAKGIIEDSNELNVSSGRSMALKDADVILVFGAKLNWILHYGDTPKFKDNVKFIQVDNNTKTIGLNNQRGLQNSLIGDIESTVKKLTMMINHLQNGQMITYKGLSKAIKEKILSNAIKLNEKENATPRVVPNANSLNYNVVFGRLKTLFKDEETILVTEGANTMDVARISFPTDFPQHRIDCGTLATMGIGLGYAISTKLSKPNKSVVLIQGDSAFGFSGLELETSVRFNLGLIVVIMNNSGIYHGTTKDHYLKGKYAPPTILSQNCRYDIVGKGLGCAGYLITNLDELTKYFKLAMIRSIKYKETSVLNVLIEPGKQGKLEFGWQSKPRL; from the coding sequence atgTCAGGTATATCTGTTCCTGATTACATCTCAACTGTACTCAAAAAGTATGATATCGATACTGTCTTCGGGATAGTGGGTATCCCCATAGTGGAGTTAGCAGAATCATTTATCACTAATggaataaaatttatttcatttagAAATGAACAAAGTGCATCATATGCTGCATCGCTATACGGCTATTTGAATAACAAACCAGGTGTGTTATTAACTGTTGGTGGTCCAGGTCTAATACACGCATTAGCTGggatatataattcaattgaaaataactGGCCCCTGATAGTAATCACAGGGGGTATAGAGTCacaacaaaaatataagaatgGATTCCAAGAATTAAACCACATTGCTCTATTGAATAGTTATATGAAGTTCACAGGCGAATTATCAACAGAGAATATCGATCTCTTGGTTTACGAATCAATGAGAAACTCAATGTTGAGTCCCAAGGGTGTATCATTCCTGGAGATTCCCGGCGACTTAATTCATAAATCAGTGGGAAAAAACATCGGTGACAGTTTGGCTAAACATAAACCAATTTTAGTCGATGCATTGACGTTTATACCTAATGATGATATCCTCTTGGAGACGGCAAAATTTCTATATGATGCAATGCGAAAAAGGGATCAGAATATGTTGGTTATTGTCGGTAAAGGAGCCATTGGGGCTAGTTCGGCATTAAGACATTTCATAAACTGTTTTAACTTACCTTTTTTGCCAACTCCAATGGCAAAGGGCATAATAGAAGATTCCAATGAACTAAATGTCTCTAGTGGAAGATCAATGGCTTTAAAGGATGCAGATGTGATATTAGTATTTGGTGCAAAACTGAATTGGATATTACACTATGGTGACACtccaaaatttaaagacaACGTGAAATTTATACaagttgataataatacaaaaacAATCGggttaaataatcaaagaGGTTTACAAAATTCGTTAATAGGTGATATCGAATCAACTGTTAAGAAATTAACTATGATGATTAACCATTTACAAAACGGTCAAATGATAACCTACAAGGGCCTTTCGAAAGctatcaaagaaaaaatctTGTCTAATGCaatcaaattaaatgaaaaagagAATGCAACTCCTAGAGTCGTTCCTAATGCAAATTCCTTGAACTATAATGTAGTCTTTGGCAGATTAAAAACTTTATTCAAAGACGAGGAAACTATCTTGGTGACAGAAGGTGCAAACACAATGGATGTTGCTAGAATTTCTTTCCCAACTGATTTCCCACAACATAGAATAGATTGTGGTACTTTAGCCACAATGGGCATTGGTTTAGGCTATGCTATTTCGACGAAATTGTCAAAACCAAATAAATCAGTTGTTTTAATTCAGGGTGACTCTGCATTTGGCTTTTCAGGTTTGGAATTAGAGACTTCAGTAAGATTTAACCTTGGGCTGATCGTTGTCATCATGAATAATAGTGGTATTTACCACGGAACCACGAAGGATCATTACTTAAAGGGCAAATATGCACCTCCAACCATCCTTTCACAAAACTGTAGATACGATATAGTTGGCAAAGGGTTAGGTTGTGCTGGGTACTTAATCACCAATCTCGATGAACTaaccaaatatttcaaacttGCAATGATTAGATCAATCAAGTACAAAGAAACTAGTGTCCTAAATGTTCTCATTGAACCTGGTAAACAAGGAAAATTAGAATTTGGATGGCAATCCAAACCGCGTCTCTAG
- the TPHA0B03950 gene encoding uncharacterized protein (ancestral locus Anc_1.454), with protein MNPDVVESNSINDNVSDPTSSKSASTTIGALSAGGRSVVYQLTSSYLRTPVKLFKPARFDYFHYVRVILTGDANNTAINNDSQSVKNKFWFKRFSNAHKYTSMVENSSLGLLTKALNKYGWRVIPDRVLPPLLVNSATGIVLYSTYLASLTALSKPHTNAEQYVTVFKLQDVFASGFLAGFAQSIISTPVDAIYTRSSTLEIFESIKKYNNLWIFALDKVKEIGLIGCFSGFTLVAIKESFGFAIYFTTFELIKGTLSNFILNLVNSFRKFKFKVKESFDFNSEPTSINETASKQASTTFLTVKEEKWVKRSFIFMGGISAALLLQLFQYPFTKIQKIHFSRLEAFDIYNRSFAKNSKVLQNNSLTFSNMILRHPKRSQFHIYYHSYFDTFTHIHFIHKTTGDLTRWLYKGFTNRAMTTIPGTTIGLILLDYMRSKLEDDIITSTNQMIMK; from the coding sequence ATGAATCCTGATGTTGTTGAATCTAATTCAATCAATGATAACGTTTCGGATCCAACATCTTCTAAGTCAGCTTCCACTACAATCGGTGCTTTGAGTGCTGGTGGAAGATCAGTTGTCTACCAACTGACATCTTCATATCTTCGTACGCCAGTTAAATTGTTTAAGCCAGCAAGGTTCGATTATTTCCACTATGTTCGAGTCATCCTCACAGGTGATGCAAATAATACTGccattaataatgattcgCAGAGcgtaaaaaataaattttggTTCAAAAGATTCTCCAATGCTCATAAATATACCTCCATGGTGGAGAATTCATCATTGGGTTTGTTAACGAAAGCATTGAATAAATACGGTTGGAGAGTCATACCAGATAGAGTTCTTCCGCCATTATTGGTGAACTCAGCAACTGGTATTGTGTTATATTCTACTTATTTAGCATCATTAACTGCGCTCTCGAAACCTCATACTAATGCTGAGCAATATGTGACGGTGTTTAAATTACAAGACGTTTTTGCATCCGGGTTCCTAGCAGGGTTTGCACAGTCTATAATCTCGACTCCAGTAGATGCTATCTATACCAGATCTTCAACTTTAGAGATATTTGAAAGTATTAAAAAGTATAATAACTTATGGATCTTTGCCCTTGATAAAGTAAAAGAAATTGGGTTGATAGGTTGTTTTAGTGGATTCACTTTAGTTGCAATCAAAGAATCCTTCGGGTTTGCAATATATTTCACTACTTTTGAACTAATTAAAGGTACcttatcaaattttatattaaactTGGTGAACagttttagaaaatttaaatttaaggTTAAGGAATCATTCGATTTTAACAGCGAACCGActtcaataaatgaaaCGGCTTCTAAGCAAGCTTCCACTACCTTTTTAACtgtaaaagaagaaaaatggGTAAAGAGATCTTTTATCTTCATGGGAGGCATATCTGCTGCTTTACTActtcaattatttcaatacCCATTCACTAAAATACAGAagattcatttttcaagaCTCGAAGCCTTTGATATATACAACAGATCGTTTGCAAAGAACTCAAAAGTTTTACAGAACAATTCATTAACCTTCTCTAACATGATATTAAGACATCCTAAGAGGTCACAATTTCATATCTACTACcattcatattttgataCATTCACTCATATACATTTTATTCATAAAACCACAGGTGATCTAACAAGATGGTTATATAAAGGCTTTACTAATAGAGCAATGACAACAATTCCAGGAACGACAATAGGACtgattttattagattATATGAGGTCaaaattagaagatgaCATAATTACCAGTACAAATCAGATGATCATGAAGTag